A portion of the Tachysurus fulvidraco isolate hzauxx_2018 chromosome 8, HZAU_PFXX_2.0, whole genome shotgun sequence genome contains these proteins:
- the jmjd1cb gene encoding probable JmjC domain-containing histone demethylation protein 2C isoform X2 — translation MAVVVEARPELVGKRFLCVSGEAPPELAEIVHWPWRVGVIRAVSHRDTDNPELTVYVEFDDLEWEKREWVKVYEDFQIFLLEQQLVWAKRKESSQLQGTRAKQIQWPALTFKPLVGKSVLGSITAVEFFSDRQLDFLTDDGACQPYQDEVDNLSPVLRDNPQLHEEVKSWVKDQKVQEIFMQGPYSLNGYRVRVYRQDSATQWFTGIITHHDLFSRTMVVMNDQVLEPQNVDPSMVQMTFLDNVVHSLLKGENIGITSRRRSRSSQNSNTAHTTGGRPSGNTGSTQGHYTRAQANSPRPVMNSSSSATKQGSQAQQQQSQHAQQQVSQQHQQQLQSSPGQQRLSRSTRRKGSDSSIPDDDKIKEEKMDSGGGRGDVTRNKSKQMVSKRRKAEDEEKKAGLKRIKMEASDLSESSDSENSNKRHLDSSSEPCSENELKSKSSLKASEEEENSQSCKDLEEPDANSRMSPWGEESTVDKIVKPTAMEVVPTAKSEHTGERRSPVQPPLQPPPSPCAHPQNLGPAEVQGCIVEIKSTVKTLPKDHFSAGAQRTHTPKCVIDITEESSSHPTARENLEAVSALLASQKHETFVPEARHVVLNPSASECRKPEGELQHHLGQNFGSKIEFANSEVIRPVASVSESAAVAEREREKIQQQYPSIMPCIKNASLAEDVRKPQKLSSSPDVAKSKSNPSPDTFNPKCNPSPDAMKSKTHSVLEAMKPKPNTSPEVTKHKGRHNDNPPSAVARLSAKPDAEIPRSSFKPVPARTNPSESTKSPLIVDKNEHFTVYRDPALVRPEAKNNHVTYLPPHLHPLHSSSHATCLTPSSHHHSHLLPASSLSPHPSVHHPLLPTVLPAIPPTSLLGGHPRLDSGGLSHLALAHHHSHQQQQFLQQQPPPPLLPQTHGGAGYNQLGLYPIIWQYHNGTQHSYPPGLSLPGSKWVHPENAVNSDVSLPRNTSSPWLHQPTPVSSADSLGILSHVPGRPASADPHRPLKITSHSSPPLSKTSADHHKGELESKVFVDPMRGLVTAHLKQEPDRSRTPNSIELQRLYMDSSHIKQQTQQPPRLPLDNPDRATKYKEENRRILQESIEVAPFTAKIRSGELEREPYARIPSLPISGPPKENEHSSSDLYKYKHSAVQSLPQSNYFTTLSNSVVNEPPRLYPSKELNSLSVSSPLSLGSYTSSRGSAKSLSKPPPLIKHQPESEGLVGKISEQLSQQVALNPLSTTAAASERHSPAVSPSNQLRSMPALHRAPVFHPPTQQTLDRKEAGCGRLSPPTLTPIQPVSVAGKVSEQQKPPTLLPELREVKSSVDLGSSESWRPDSQSHDKTAQWHSDKSEGKPQAATASVIVRSRTCIKYDSSPGSKTGTKETSVSRPHTGKNQLDCTKLTETREPGRVIQQNTNREDFFLQYKKNFVRVSQGSFPSSAVAVVNSKCNSSNDVTTSASAASTYNALSRGTTELPYPTPAAQSSCNINRLDAPVPKCRTPTGPELQECNARTSSPSGQLLQPGLSPAPQPYSGNFIHLKKHKAALAAAQSRGSSSASESEGSSRSSQESPTIINQDRASPGNPASKACPLPNGQSSQMNQPNYHKLKKAWLTRHSEEDRNTNKVEKMPDAVSEIIKPCTVNLVASTSSDAEIGKDGKCLEDKMSLEERKPRRGPSKRPHDSGSDSGDDSDGSDSKQEQRAKRQPKPTYKKKQNDMQKKKGENDKDEDDIKPNGIFRSAKEKTKLKLASSNGIPRSVLKDWRKVKKLKQTCESFLQDDSCSEIGPNLQKCRECRSIRTKKGEEPTHSPVFCRFYYFRRLSYSKNGVIRIDGFSYPDQHDEEALSLWAPDACEENDLDLETSKYILSYIGDKFCQLVMSEKTAATWIKKDAKIAWKRAVRGVRESCDACEATLFNIHWVCQKCGFVVCLDCYKAKEKKNSKDKELYTWLKCVKGQPHDHKHLMPTQIIPGTVLTDVVNAMHMLREKFGIKGHCTCANKQNILNKLPSTNGVSQVLQNVLNHSNKLSLCKPEAGQHNLGQKVEANGGSSPASDTSTDSKLTPPESQSPLHFLADLAEQKSREEKKENKESVVGKVKEENSDALETLHCKASSLVANSTEQGSTLRDLLTTTAGKLRLGSTDAGIAFAPVYSTASQTGKSRTMPNILDDIIASVVENKIPADRSTKQSPKAKPQEEAKTERKRQAEDMPEQHADIPHCWLHDRRLLWLKDHRNSNNWKLFRECWKQGQPVLVSGVHKKLNTSLWKAEAFSQEFADHQGDLLNCKDGVVSNSGIKEFWDGFDDLTKRPKSRDGEAIVYRLKDWPSGEEFMALMPSRYDDLMKNLPLPEYSDPEGNLNLASHLPSFFVRPDLGPRLCCAYGVASSQEQDFGTANLHMEVSDVVSVLVYVGVAKGNGVLSKTGVLKRLEEEDLDDHVKKRLKDSSETPGALWHVYASKDLEKVKEFLHKISKEQGVEIPPEHDPIREPGWYLSRKQRQRLQEEHSIQGSTIVQFLGDSVLVPAGALHQVQNLHSCIQVINDFVSPEHVVHSFHLTQELRSSKEEINYEDKLQVKNIFYHCVKDAVGTLKRCSAEAQEEEEANS, via the exons ACATTCAAGCCTCTGGTAGGAAAAAGTGTTCTGGGCTCCATCACCGCTGTGGAATTCTTCTCCGACAGACAGCTGGACTTCCTGACCGATGACGGTGCATGCCAGCCctatcag GATGAAGTGGACAACTTGAGTCCTGTTCTCAGGGACAATCCACAGCTTCATGAAGAAGTGAAAAGCTGGGTAAAAGACCAAAAGGTGCAGGAAATATTTATGCAAG GTCCCTATTCTTTAAATGGATACCGCGTACGAGTTTACAGGCAAGACTCAGCCACCCAGTGGTTCACGGGCATCATTACTCATCACGACCTCTTCAGCCGCACTATGGTTGTGATGAATGATCAG GTACTAGAGCCTCAGAACGTTGATCCCTCTATGGTACAGATGACCTTTCTGGACAATGTGGTCCATTCTTTGTTGAAAGGAGAAAATATAGGCATCACATCCAGAAGGAGATCACGCTCTAGCCAGAATAGCAACACTGCCCAT ACCACAGGAGGGAGACCAAGTGGCAACACAGGAAGCACTCAG GGTCATTACACACGTGCCCAGGCCAACAGTCCCAGACCGGTGATGAACTCATCAAGCTCCGCTACCAAGCAGGGTTCACAGGCCCAGCAGCAACAGTCCCAGCATGCTCAGCAGCAGGTATCCCAGCAGCACCAACAACAGCTGCAGTCATCACCAGGGCAACAGCGCTTGTCCCGATCAACACGTAGGAAAGGATCAGACAGCAGCATCCCAGATGATGATAAGATCAAAGAGGAAAAGATGGACTCTGGAGGTGGAAGAGGAG ATGTTACAAGGAACAAATCAAAACAGATGGTGAGCAAAAGGAGGAAAGCTGAAGATGAAGAGAAGAAGGCTGGCCTTAAACGGATAAAGATGGAGGCATCAGATCTTTCAGAGAGCAGCGACTCTGAGAACTCCAATAAGAGGCACCTGGACTCATCCTCAGAACCATGCTctgaaaatgaactgaaaagTAAGAGCAGTTTAAAAGCcagtgaggaagaggagaattCCCAGAGCTGCAAGGATCTCGAGGAGCCTGATGCCAATAGCAGGATGTCACCCTGGGGGGAGGAATCTACTGTAGATAAGATTGTCAAACCAACAGCCATGGAAGTGGTGCCCACTGCCAAGAGCGAACATACAGGGGAGAGGAGGTCCCCGGTACAGCCTCCCCTACAGCCCCCTCCCAGCCCCTGTGCACACCCTCAGAACTTAGGTCCTGCTGAGGTTCAGGGGTGCATTGTGGAAATAAAAAGCACTGTGAAAACTCTCCCCAAGGACCATTTTAGCGCAGGGgcacaaagaacacacacaccaaagtgtGTAATTGACATCACAGAGGAATCTAGCTCCCACCCGACAGCCAGAGAGAACTTAGAGGCTGTGTCTGCCCTTTTGGCCTCTCAGAAACATGAAACTTTTGTCCCTGAAGCCAGACATGTTGTGCTAAACCCCTCAGCCTCTGAATGCAGGAAGCCAGAGGGTGAGCTGCAGCATCACCTAGGCCAGAACTTTGGCAGCAAGATAGAATTTGCCAACTCTGAGGTTATCCGACCTGTGGCTTCGGTAAGCGAATCAGCTGCTGTGGccgaaagagaaagggagaaaataCAGCAGCAGTACCCTTCAATCATGCCTTGCATCAAGAATGCTTCACTCGCTGAAGATGTTCGAAAACCACAGAAACTTAGCTCATCACCAGATGTGGCCAAGTCCAAGTCCAACCCTTCACCTGACACCTTTAATCCCAAGTGCAATCCCTCACCTGACGCCATGAAGTCGAAAACCCACAGTGTCCTGGAGGCCATGAAGCCTAAACCAAACACTTCCCCTGAAGTGACCAAACACAAAGGACGACACAATGACAACCCCCCGTCCGCTGTTGCCCGGTTGTCTGCTAAGCCAGATGCAGAAATCCCACGTTCCAGCTTCAAGCCTGTTCCTGCTCGAACTAATCCCTCTGAGTCCACCAAGAGCCCTCTGATCGTCGACAAAAATGAGCACTTTACAGTGTATCGTGACCCAGCACTGGTGCGGCCCGAGGCCAAGAACAACCATGTTACTTACCTTCCTCCCCACCTCCATCCACTCCACAGCTCCTCTCACGCTACTTGCCTGACACCTAGCTCACACCACCACTCCCACCTATTACCTGCATCTTCCCTGAGCCCACACCCTTCGGTGCACCACCCCTTGCTTCCCACCGTGTTGCCTGCCATTCCACCGACGTCCCTGCTGGGTGGCCACCCTCGCCTTGACTCAGGTGGACTCAGTCATCTGGCTCTAGCTCATCACCACTCACACCAGCAACAACAGTTTTTGCAACAGCAACCACCCCCACCGCTGCTGCCCCAGACACATGGTGGAGCTGGCTACAACCAGCTGGGCCTATACCCCATCATTTGGCAGTACCATAATGGCACACAGCACTCCTATCCACCTGGACTTAGCCTGCCAGGGTCAAAGTGGGTGCATCCAGAAAATGCTGTGAACTCAGATGTTAGCCTGCCGAGG aacaccTCCAGCCCCTGGCTCCATCAGCCCACCCCTGTGAGCTCAGCAGACAGCCTTGGGATTCTGAGCCATGTCCCAGGTAGACCAGCCAGTGCCGACCCCCACAGGCCCCTTAAAATCACATCACACTCCAGCCCTCCACTCTCTAAAACATCTGCAGATCATCATAAAGg GGAGTTGGAAAGTAAGGTTTTTGTAGATCCTATGCGTGGCCTGGTAACAGCCCACCTGAAGCAGGAGCCAGACCGAAGCCGGACACCCAACAGTATAGAGTTGCAGCGTCTCTACATGGATTCATCTCACATAAAGCAGCAGACACAGCAGCCTCCCCGCCTGCCACTGGACAACCCAGACCGGGCCACTAAGTACAAGGAGGAGAACCGCCGCATTCTACAGGAGAGTATCGAGGTGGCCCCCTTTACTGCCAAGATCCGGTCAGGAGAGCTAGAGCGTGAGCCCTATGCTCGCATTCCCTCCCTCCCCATTAGTGGACCACCCAAGGAGAATGAACATTCTTCCTCtgatctttataagtacaagcACTCTGCTGTTCAATCACTTCCGCAGAGCAACTATTTCACCACCCTGTCCAACAGTGTGGTGAACGAGCCACCCCGTCTCTATCCTTCCAAAGAGCTCAACTCCCTTTCTGTTTCAAGTCCCCTGTCTCTGGGCTCCTACACCAGTAGCAGAGGCAGTGCAAAGTCCTTGTCCAAGCCCCCCCCACTCATCAAGCACCAGCCAGAGAGTGAGGGCCTGGTGGGGAAGATCAGCGAGCAGCTCAGTCAGCAGGTGGCCCTGAACCCCCTCAGTACCACAGCAGCAGCCAGTGAACGCCACAGTCCAGCTGTCTCACCCTCAAACCAACTCAGGAGCATGCCTGCTCTGCACAGGGCACCTGTCTTTCATCCACCCACCCAGCAAACACTGGACCGCAAGGAGGCTGGCTGTGGTCGCCTCTCCCCGCCCACCCTCACCCCCATTCAGCCAGTCAGTGTGGCTGGGAAGGTATCAGAGCAACAGAAGCCCCCCACTCTACTGCCAGAGCTCAGGGAGGTGAAGAGCAGTGTAGATCTGGGCTCCAGTGAGTCATGGAGGCCTGACTCACAGAGCCATGATAAAACAGCTCAGTGGCACTCAGACAAAAGTGAAGGGAAGCCACAGGCAGCCACAGCCTCGGTTATTGTTCGCTCTAGAACCTGCATCAAGTACGACAGCTCACCGGGCTCCAAGACTGGCACCAAGGAGACATCTGTCAGTAGGCCACATACAGGCAAAAACCAACTGGACTGCACTAAACTGACTGAGACCAGAGAACCTGGAAGAGTTATCCAGCAAAACACAAATagggaggatttttttttgcaatacaAAAAGAACTTTGTCCGAGTCTCCCAGGGCAGCTTTCCCAGCTCTGCAGTAGCTGTTGTTAACTCGAAGTGCAATAGCAGTAATGATGTAACCACTTCTGCCTCTGCTGCTTCCACGTACAATGCGCTCAGTCGAGGCACAACTGAACTGCCATATCCCACCCCAGCTGCTCAGAGCAGCTGTAACATTAACAGACTAGATGCCCCTGTACCCAAGTGCAGGACTCCAACCGGCCCTGAGCTACAGGAGTGCAATGCCAGGACATCCTCCCCCAGTGGCCAGCTGCTGCAGCCTGGTTTGTCCCCAGCTCCACAGCCCTACTCTGGGAACTTCATTCACCTGAAGAAGCACAAGGCCGCCTTGGCTGCTGCCCAGTCCCGTGGATCAAGCAGTGCCTCAGAGAGTGAAGGCAGCAGTCGATCCTCTCAGGAATCTCCCACCATCATCAACCAGGACCGTGCCTCACCAGGCAACCCAGCCAGCAAAGCCTGCCCCTTACCCAATGGCCAGTCATCACAGATGAACCAGCCCAACTACCACAAGCTGAAGAAAGCTTGGCTCACTCGGCACTCAGAGGAAGATCGTAACACAAACAAGGTGGAGAAGATGCCCGATGCTGTCTCTGAGATCATTAAGCCATGCACAGTGAACCTAGTAGCATCCACCTCCAGTGATGCAGAGATAGGCAAAGATGGCAAATGCCTAGAGGATAAAATGAGCCTGGAGGAAAGGAAACCGCGGCGAGGTCCCTCCAAGCGGCCACATGACTCCGGCTCGGACAGCGGTGATGACTCAGATGGCAGTGACAGCAAGCAGGAGCAGAGAGCAAAGAGGCAGCCTAAGCCCACCtacaagaaaaaacagaatgaCATGCAGAAGAAGAAAGGGGAGAATGACAAGGATGAGGATGATATCAAGCCCAATGGCATTTTCAGAAGTGCCAAGGAGAAAACCAAACTTAAACTGGCCAGCAGCA ACGGTATTCCTCGCTCGGTGCTGAAAGACTGGAGGAAAGTGAAGAAGCTGAAGCAAACGTGTGAGTCCTTCCTGCAGGATGATTCATGTTCAGAGATCGGCCCCAACCTGCAGAAGTGCCGCGAGTGCCGCTCTATCCGCACCAAGAAAGGAGAAGAGCCCACACACTCTCCTGTCTTCTGCCGCTTCTACTATTTCCGCCG CCTTTCATACAGTAAGAACGGAGTTATCCGGATCGATGGCTTCTCATACCCTGACCAGCACGATGAGGAGGCTCTGAGTCTCTGGGCTCCAGATGCATGTGAAGAGAATGATCTGGACCTGGAAACCTCGAAATATATTCTCAGCTACATCGGAGACAAGTTCTGCCAGCTGGTCATGAGTGAGAAGACCGCAGCCACGTGGATAAAAAAAGACG CCAAGATAGCCTGGAAACGGGCGGTGAGGGGGGTGCGTGAGAGCTGCGACGCATGCGAGGCCACATTGTTCAACATTCACTGGGTGTGCCAGAAATGTGGATTTGTGGTGTGCTTGGACTGCTACAAGgcgaaggagaagaagaactccAAAg ACAAAGAGCTGTACACCTGGCTGAAGTGTGTCAAGGGACAGCCACATGATCACAAGCACTTGATGCCAACGCAGATTATTCCAGGAACAG TCTTGACAGACGTGGTAAATGCCATGCACATGCTCAGGGAGAAGTTTGGCATCAAAGGGCACTGCACCTGTGCCAACAAGCAGAACATCCTCAACAAGCTCCCATCCACTAACGGCGTTTCTCAG GTCCTTCAGAACGTGCTGAATCACAGCAACAAGCTTTCCCTGTGCAAGCCCGAGGCTGGCCAGCACAATTTGGGACAGAAGGTGGAGGCGAATGGGGGCAGCAGCCCAGCAAGTGACACCAGCACTGATAGCAAGCTCACGCCGCCTGAATCTCAGTCACCACTGCACTTTCTGGCCGACTTGGCCGAGCAGAAATCTCGGGAAGAGAAGAAAG AGAACAAGGAGTCAGTTGTAGGGAAGGTGAAGGAAGAGAACAGTGATGCTCTGGAGACTTTGCACTGTAAAGCGTCATCTCTGGTGGCCAACAGCACAGAGCAAGGCTCCACACTGCGGGACCTGCTCACCACCACGGCCGGAAAACTGCGCTTGGGCTCCACCGATGCCGGCATCGCCTTCGCCCCGGTCTACTCCACTGCTTCACAG ACTGGGAAAAGTCGCACTATGCCTAACATCCTGGATGACATCATTGCTTCAGTGGTAGAGAACAAGATCCCGGCAGACCGCAGCACCAAGCAGAGCCCGAAGGCTAAACCCCAGGAAGAGGCCAAGACCGAGAGGAAGAGACAAGCCGAGGACATGCCCGAGCAGCACGCAGACATCCCCCACTGCTGGTTGCATGATCGTAGACTGCTCTGGCTCAAAGACCACCGCAACAGCAACAACTGGAAACTGTTCCGAGAGTGCTGGAAGCAGGGACAG CCTGTGCTTGTCTCAGGGGTTCACAAGAAACTCAACACCAGCCTGTGGAAGGCTGAAGCTTTCAGCCAGGAGTTCGCTGACCACCAGGGGGATCTGCTGAATTGCAAGGACGGCGTGGTTTCCAACTCAGGCATCAAAGAGTTCTGGGACGGCTTTGATGACCTGACAA AACGGCCCAAATCCAGAGATGGTGAGGCAATTGTGTACAGGCTAAAAGACTGGCCTTCAGGAGAAGAGTTTATGGCTCTAATGCCTTCCAG gtatgATGATCTGATGAAGAACCTTCCTCTGCCTGAATATTCAGACCCCGAGGGGAATTTGAACTTGGCCTCCCATCTCCCCTCGTTCTTTGTGCGACCCGACTTAGGCCCTCGTCTCTGCTGCGCATATG GCGTTGCTTCATCTCAGGAGCAGGACTTTGGCACAGCCAACTTGCACATGGAAGTGTCCGACGTCGTCAGCGTGCTCGTTTACGTTGGAGTGGCCAAAGGGAACGGCGTCCTCTCTAAAACAG GAGTGCTGAAGAGGCTGGAGGAAGAGGATCTTGATGACCATGTGAAGAAGAGATTAAAGGATTCGAGCGAGACTCCTGGAGCCTTATGGCACGTCTATGCGAGCAAAGACttggagaaagtgaaagaattTCTGCACAAG ATCTCTAAAGAGCAGGGTGTGGAGATACCACCAGAGCACGATCCAATCAGGGAGCCCGGCTGGTACCTGAGCCGCAAGCAGAGGCAGCGTCTGCAGGAGGAGCACAGTATACAGGGCAGCACCATCGTCCAGTTCCTAGGAGACTCGGTCCTGGTCCCTGCTGGAGCCCTGCACCag GTGCAGAACTTGCACAGCTGCATTCAGGTGATCAATGACTTTGTCTCGCCGGAGCATGTGGTGCACTCCTTCCACTTAACCCAGGAGCTGCGCTCCTCCAAAGAGGAAATCAACTATGAAGATAAGCTACAG gtcaaGAACATCTTTTACCACTGTGTAAAGGATGCTGTGGGAACATTAAAGCGGTGCAGTGCTGAGGctcaggaggaagaggaggcaaACTCATGA